In Moorella sp. Hama-1, a single genomic region encodes these proteins:
- a CDS encoding metal-sensitive transcriptional regulator, which yields MANDLAPGNCQGEILSRLKRIEGQVRGITRMIEENRSCSDIIMQLSAIKAAISQVGASVLSTYLASCLEADIEEEKVKKALAEFTPLLKKWS from the coding sequence ATGGCCAACGATTTAGCGCCAGGAAATTGCCAGGGGGAAATTCTCTCCCGCTTGAAAAGGATTGAAGGCCAGGTACGAGGGATTACCAGAATGATCGAGGAAAACCGGAGCTGCAGTGATATTATCATGCAACTGTCAGCTATTAAGGCAGCCATCAGTCAGGTGGGCGCCAGTGTTTTAAGCACCTATCTGGCCTCCTGTCTGGAAGCAGATATAGAGGAAGAAAAGGTAAAAAAAGCCCTGGCCGAATTTACCCCTTTGCTGAAGAAATGGTCTTAG
- a CDS encoding FtsW/RodA/SpoVE family cell cycle protein, with product MLIWSRFAGITVLQLIRRKEMHREVAAELQGHLEDLVAQLQEEGINRDRAEEEACHRLGEPGLLGRELDRIHRPRLNWGLFLTVMLAAAGGLFALAIAPGKRPGDIWFQGGVALAGLVLTLLAPYFDYRLLVRYKTPLYIAGLALVVLDFRLPGGAYFPASVGLAAALCFLVVSLASLVVLLEKEPSWALRAKTWGLCLLPVVLLIMGHTVVWAVVLGGTLLAMFRGAGFSRIKIIAGLVAGLLAAFLYLATLAPPYITTRLLYGWLKPLADPTSAGYLLLTIRQHLAAGGTFGAGIGNDQAALLPPLPEASRELILAPVMQQTGWPGGLILMTFLLALLLFLFRAFNRTDDLYGRVLGYGITAFLGIRFAWNTAMIFGLLPLAGIGLPFVSYGPSFLALDFCLVALALNITARQPGRVLIPDGGGNDPI from the coding sequence CTGTTAATTTGGTCCAGGTTTGCAGGCATAACTGTCCTGCAGCTCATCCGTAGGAAAGAAATGCACCGGGAAGTAGCAGCAGAGCTGCAGGGACACCTGGAGGACCTGGTAGCCCAGCTACAGGAGGAAGGGATTAACCGGGACAGGGCGGAAGAGGAAGCCTGCCACAGGCTGGGGGAGCCCGGCCTGCTGGGGCGGGAACTGGATCGCATTCACCGGCCCCGGTTAAATTGGGGGCTCTTTCTCACCGTGATGCTGGCGGCTGCCGGGGGACTTTTCGCCCTGGCCATTGCTCCCGGGAAAAGGCCGGGGGACATCTGGTTCCAGGGCGGAGTTGCCCTGGCAGGGCTGGTGCTGACCTTGCTGGCACCCTATTTCGATTACCGGTTGCTGGTCCGCTATAAAACGCCGCTCTATATAGCCGGGCTCGCCCTGGTAGTTTTAGATTTCCGGTTGCCTGGAGGGGCTTACTTCCCCGCCTCTGTGGGATTGGCCGCGGCCCTCTGCTTTTTAGTGGTTTCCCTGGCCTCCTTGGTGGTGTTACTGGAAAAAGAGCCATCCTGGGCGTTGCGGGCTAAAACTTGGGGCTTATGTCTCCTGCCGGTAGTGCTCCTTATTATGGGCCATACCGTTGTCTGGGCTGTGGTACTGGGCGGAACTCTGCTGGCCATGTTCCGGGGAGCCGGTTTTTCCCGGATAAAAATAATAGCCGGCCTCGTAGCTGGCCTCCTGGCCGCCTTTCTCTACCTGGCGACCCTGGCTCCCCCCTATATTACGACCCGCCTGTTATACGGCTGGCTAAAACCCCTGGCCGATCCCACGAGTGCGGGGTATCTACTACTTACCATTCGCCAGCATCTCGCTGCCGGGGGGACCTTCGGCGCCGGGATAGGCAACGACCAGGCCGCCTTGCTCCCGCCGTTGCCGGAAGCCTCCCGGGAACTCATCCTGGCTCCCGTGATGCAACAAACGGGCTGGCCCGGCGGCCTAATTCTGATGACCTTCCTACTGGCTCTGCTTCTCTTTCTATTCCGGGCCTTCAACCGGACCGACGACCTCTATGGCCGCGTCCTGGGGTACGGTATTACCGCTTTTCTAGGAATCCGCTTTGCCTGGAATACGGCCATGATCTTCGGCCTTTTACCGCTGGCCGGTATCGGCCTGCCTTTTGTCAGCTATGGCCCTTCCTTCCTGGCCCTGGATTTCTGCTTGGTGGCCCTGGCCTTGAACATCACCGCCAGGCAGCCCGGCCGGGTACTTATCCCGGACGGCGGGGGGAACGACCCGATCTGA
- a CDS encoding WD40/YVTN/BNR-like repeat-containing protein, with amino-acid sequence MEQWQVPPSYRAAGSVSGADAAKARGARPLKEFFPAGFAVLTAVLLGLLFQAGCGSPGAAKTEPVAPAGQEATAPAGSGEKTAVVNEKYGFQLAVPAGWQVKTRDGREASATADLFLTYGGEHHVEVRVAAGEHGGIVGHDPNSRILRATKEQFTTLGGEGMLYRHVKTTAAGTRTEYHFVAAKNGFTFDIATEVPEDQETLPVYFQDILSGWRWRAPDTSLAALGTPGELVSIVMISETQGWALAKGTVLRTEDGGEHWEAVTPPGLPSNPWGIESKFYDADHAWLAVRNDNEKSVVVFHTADGGRTWGESAVHRGSNGLVYGGKLDFVDPDRGWLMIEPEHGMSSRPGELYQTADGGEHWSEVAKGATTGSAPENGLPFSGPFSFRNVLTGWLGGRQGAAFDPDHPLYMTEDGGCTWRPQDLPLPSGLPGGKLNVNTPPEFFPAGGQDGVLPVVFVPDSYKVSDYATLFYTTADGGRTWQCQASLPGTGPFSPITAVNWWVWREESDASGLAAPARGKLYHTTDGGVNWTVLEPAGDLSGALEKGERVQQLDFVTGKAGWLLLATADGQGTELLQTTDGGSTWTLVQVTIDPVPKTNTR; translated from the coding sequence ATGGAGCAGTGGCAAGTCCCTCCCTCTTACCGCGCTGCGGGGAGCGTTTCCGGGGCAGACGCTGCCAAAGCAAGGGGTGCAAGGCCACTGAAAGAATTTTTCCCGGCCGGGTTTGCCGTTTTGACCGCGGTGCTTCTGGGCTTGTTGTTCCAGGCGGGTTGCGGCAGCCCGGGCGCGGCAAAAACCGAGCCCGTTGCCCCGGCGGGACAGGAAGCAACCGCGCCGGCAGGTTCCGGCGAGAAGACGGCGGTGGTTAACGAGAAATATGGCTTTCAGCTGGCTGTTCCCGCCGGGTGGCAGGTGAAAACCCGGGACGGCCGGGAGGCTTCCGCCACAGCGGACCTCTTCTTGACCTACGGGGGCGAACACCACGTGGAAGTCCGGGTAGCCGCGGGTGAACACGGGGGCATTGTTGGCCATGATCCCAACTCCCGGATCCTCCGCGCCACCAAGGAGCAGTTTACCACCCTGGGCGGCGAGGGCATGCTTTACCGGCACGTCAAAACCACCGCCGCAGGGACCAGGACCGAGTACCACTTTGTGGCCGCAAAGAACGGCTTCACCTTTGACATTGCTACCGAAGTACCGGAGGATCAAGAGACACTGCCCGTCTATTTCCAGGATATACTCTCCGGCTGGCGGTGGCGGGCGCCGGATACTTCCCTGGCGGCCCTCGGCACGCCGGGAGAACTTGTTTCTATTGTCATGATCAGCGAAACCCAGGGCTGGGCCCTGGCCAAGGGTACGGTCCTGCGCACGGAGGACGGCGGGGAACACTGGGAGGCGGTCACCCCGCCGGGACTACCCTCCAATCCCTGGGGAATAGAAAGCAAATTCTACGACGCCGACCACGCCTGGCTGGCGGTCCGGAATGACAACGAAAAAAGCGTGGTGGTGTTTCACACCGCGGACGGCGGCCGGACCTGGGGGGAGAGTGCCGTACATAGAGGGAGCAACGGCCTGGTCTACGGCGGCAAGCTGGACTTTGTCGACCCCGACCGGGGCTGGTTGATGATCGAGCCGGAACACGGTATGAGCTCCCGGCCAGGCGAGCTTTACCAGACCGCCGACGGCGGTGAGCACTGGTCCGAGGTGGCCAAGGGTGCTACTACTGGCTCGGCCCCGGAAAACGGCCTGCCCTTTTCCGGCCCCTTCTCCTTCCGTAATGTCCTTACCGGCTGGCTTGGCGGGCGGCAGGGGGCCGCCTTTGATCCCGATCATCCCCTCTATATGACCGAGGACGGCGGCTGCACCTGGCGGCCGCAGGATCTTCCCTTGCCCTCCGGCCTACCGGGCGGGAAACTCAACGTTAACACTCCGCCGGAATTTTTCCCGGCCGGCGGTCAGGACGGCGTGCTCCCGGTAGTCTTCGTCCCCGATAGCTACAAAGTCAGTGACTACGCCACCCTCTTCTACACCACCGCTGACGGCGGGCGGACCTGGCAGTGTCAAGCCTCGCTCCCGGGAACGGGGCCTTTCTCGCCCATCACAGCTGTGAACTGGTGGGTCTGGCGGGAAGAGTCCGATGCCTCCGGCCTGGCGGCCCCGGCCCGGGGAAAGCTTTACCACACCACTGACGGGGGTGTAAACTGGACCGTTCTCGAACCCGCCGGCGACCTGAGCGGGGCATTGGAAAAGGGAGAAAGGGTGCAGCAACTGGACTTTGTGACAGGGAAGGCGGGCTGGCTGCTGCTGGCAACGGCGGACGGCCAGGGTACCGAACTGCTGCAGACCACGGACGGGGGTTCCACCTGGACACTTGTTCAGGTAACAATCGACCCTGTCCCGAAAACCAACACCCGGTGA
- a CDS encoding ArnT family glycosyltransferase, whose translation MVFKVRREAINTLTVALALVLIVALALYLRLKFVFTIDHPPLKGFSSDAVNYDLMVRQFLEKGFLGYMSSRPNAYITPGYPLFLALIYKLYGYAGGSPLQAVRVVQACLGTLTVVLLYLAGREVKNIRVGLVAALLAAIYPTFVWAPTIPLTEVVYTFFFMFYFYLQLRYLRRPSPLGGVLTGLIFGLAILVRPAAAPLIAVPFLYDFYRRREWRSSLKGFLYTLGGFVAVMLPWWIRNLVTLHQFILLATQTWNPLLYGAFPYFTDMDNVPPIQSTQGALQFILQGFLRDPVLYLKWYTIGKWQVIFGNMWYGLDLSRYQYLRSVYWLHHFITMLGWVGAFKALKEGRVGLVAIFIFLLTAIQLMFIPTVRYAFTIMPFLMLTAAWLLDLLFGPGKKA comes from the coding sequence ATGGTGTTTAAAGTAAGACGGGAAGCGATCAACACCCTGACGGTGGCCCTGGCCCTGGTCCTGATTGTCGCCCTGGCCCTTTATCTCAGGTTAAAGTTCGTTTTTACCATCGACCATCCCCCCCTCAAGGGCTTTTCCTCCGACGCTGTCAACTACGACCTCATGGTGCGCCAGTTCCTGGAGAAGGGATTTTTGGGCTACATGTCCAGCCGGCCCAATGCCTATATCACCCCGGGCTATCCCCTGTTCCTGGCCTTGATTTACAAGCTCTACGGCTATGCCGGAGGAAGCCCCCTGCAGGCGGTGCGGGTGGTTCAGGCCTGCCTGGGCACCCTGACGGTGGTGCTGTTGTACCTGGCGGGCCGGGAGGTAAAAAACATCAGGGTGGGACTGGTGGCCGCCCTGCTGGCGGCTATTTACCCCACCTTTGTCTGGGCGCCGACTATCCCTTTAACCGAGGTAGTTTATACTTTCTTTTTTATGTTTTATTTTTACCTCCAGCTCCGGTATTTACGCCGCCCTTCCCCCCTGGGAGGCGTTTTAACGGGCCTGATCTTTGGCCTGGCCATCCTGGTCCGCCCGGCGGCGGCCCCCCTCATCGCGGTACCCTTCCTTTATGATTTTTACCGGCGCCGGGAGTGGCGTTCCTCCCTCAAGGGCTTCCTGTACACCCTGGGAGGGTTCGTGGCCGTCATGCTGCCCTGGTGGATACGCAACCTGGTGACCCTGCACCAGTTCATCCTCCTGGCCACCCAGACCTGGAACCCCCTCCTTTACGGCGCCTTTCCTTACTTCACGGATATGGACAATGTACCTCCCATCCAGTCCACCCAGGGAGCCTTGCAATTTATTCTCCAGGGGTTTTTACGGGACCCGGTCTTATACCTCAAGTGGTATACCATCGGCAAGTGGCAGGTTATTTTTGGCAATATGTGGTACGGTCTTGACCTTTCCCGCTACCAGTATTTGCGGTCGGTTTACTGGTTGCACCATTTTATCACCATGCTGGGCTGGGTGGGGGCTTTTAAGGCCCTCAAGGAGGGAAGAGTAGGCCTGGTGGCCATCTTTATTTTCCTCCTGACAGCCATCCAGTTGATGTTTATCCCCACCGTCAGGTATGCCTTTACCATCATGCCGTTCTTGATGCTCACCGCCGCCTGGCTCCTGGACCTCCTGTTCGGGCCGGGGAAAAAGGCGTAA
- the ligD gene encoding non-homologous end-joining DNA ligase: MQGQVPLDQETGKERQLKLTNLDKVFWPEGLTKLDLIQYYVDMAPVILPYLQDRPLVLKRYPDGITGEAFYQKECPAYAPDWIATAPIYHADSNKTINYILGNNAATLIWLANQGCIEIHAWLSRAGHLEHPDIAVMDLDPAPGVTFKDVLDIALLIHQALKEFHLSGYPKTSGATGLHIFIPLKPRWTFHQVTVAMGYLARLVAGVYPQKATIERSIPKRQERVYLDYLQNARGRSMAFPYSLRPLPGAPVSTPLTWAEVEDKRLNPADFNIHTIRERLEVYGDLFQDFLAKPNDLEPLLKLAGA; this comes from the coding sequence ATGCAGGGACAGGTTCCCCTTGATCAAGAAACCGGCAAAGAGCGACAGTTGAAACTGACCAACCTGGACAAGGTTTTCTGGCCGGAAGGCCTGACCAAGCTGGATCTGATTCAATATTATGTCGACATGGCCCCGGTGATCCTGCCCTACCTGCAGGATCGCCCCCTGGTCCTGAAGCGCTACCCCGACGGTATTACCGGCGAAGCCTTTTACCAGAAAGAGTGCCCGGCCTACGCCCCGGATTGGATAGCCACGGCGCCCATCTACCACGCCGACAGCAATAAGACCATCAATTACATCCTGGGTAACAACGCCGCCACCCTGATCTGGTTGGCCAACCAGGGGTGCATCGAGATCCACGCCTGGCTCTCCCGGGCCGGCCACCTGGAACACCCCGATATCGCCGTCATGGATCTGGACCCGGCCCCGGGGGTGACTTTTAAAGATGTCCTGGATATCGCCCTCCTGATCCACCAGGCTTTAAAGGAGTTTCACCTCAGCGGCTATCCGAAAACCTCCGGCGCTACGGGGTTGCATATCTTTATCCCCCTAAAACCCCGCTGGACCTTTCACCAGGTGACGGTTGCCATGGGGTACCTGGCACGGCTGGTCGCCGGGGTTTACCCGCAGAAGGCTACCATCGAAAGGTCGATCCCGAAACGCCAGGAGCGGGTCTACCTGGACTACCTGCAGAACGCCCGCGGCCGGTCCATGGCCTTTCCCTATAGCCTACGGCCCCTGCCCGGGGCGCCGGTTTCGACGCCCCTGACCTGGGCGGAGGTGGAGGATAAAAGGCTCAACCCCGCAGACTTCAACATCCACACCATCAGGGAACGCCTGGAGGTTTACGGCGACCTTTTTCAGGACTTCCTGGCGAAACCCAACGATCTGGAACCGCTGCTCAAGCTGGCCGGGGCGTAA
- a CDS encoding beta-propeller domain-containing protein, producing the protein MKRLLLFLLPALVLALALVILVTSGSVPALAWLLTGAAFGANGSAGGSGDDQGRPPELPVVGSYANLKALLEKAQRENPGYGAGVRIMKSDMAANTVQEALPLQAPAAASPGTDYSRTNVQVAGVDEADLVKTDGQYIYQVNGRRVVVARAYPAAAMQVASILQFPQGEFTPQELYVDDKYLVVIGSTHRDIPWQPPGPPLKPQTGPAGAAPQPPGGPQDPAAADSPAQIAPPLRPGGPVPEIYPPPPRRETVVKAIIYDLGDRAHLKQVREVELEGNYVSSRKIGAALYLVANRSLDYYYIMNEKGDARPSYRDSARESGWVPVDYRDIRYFPDFADANYLLVAGLNLDRPQEEMQVATYLGAGENIYASPENLYVAVTHYRAPEVKPLPQPAPGLQPDTPGSSGAIPPRRPFIWPRPAGDARTTLYKFALAQGRTKYLAQGEVPGTMLNQFSMDEYQGYFRMATTRGEVWRSDAFTAKNNVYILDAGLQVAGRLEDIAPGERIYAVRFMGGRGYMVTFKKVDPLFVIDLQHPQQPKILGALKIPGYSDYLHPYDENHIIGFGKDTLEMPVKDTQGNEQNTMAFYQGMKMALFDVSDVQHPVEKFKETIGDRGTDSELLRNHKALLFDREKGLLAFPVTVMEVKNKAAVRPGGLPAYGEFTFQGAYVYNINLEQGFTLRGRITHLDDQDYMKAGQHWYDSPKNVNRILYIDNSLYTLSRAMIKAHDLATLQEQNTLLSSSGCGPGPFPDW; encoded by the coding sequence ATGAAAAGGTTGCTATTGTTCCTCCTGCCGGCCCTGGTCCTGGCCCTGGCCCTGGTTATCCTGGTTACCTCCGGGTCGGTCCCGGCCCTGGCCTGGCTTTTAACCGGAGCAGCCTTCGGCGCTAACGGCTCTGCCGGCGGGTCCGGGGATGACCAGGGCCGGCCGCCGGAACTGCCGGTGGTGGGTTCTTACGCCAACCTGAAGGCCTTGCTGGAGAAAGCGCAGCGGGAGAACCCCGGTTACGGTGCCGGTGTCAGGATAATGAAATCTGACATGGCGGCCAACACAGTCCAGGAGGCCTTACCGTTACAGGCGCCGGCCGCGGCCTCGCCGGGGACGGATTACTCCCGCACCAACGTCCAGGTAGCCGGCGTGGACGAGGCGGACCTGGTCAAAACCGACGGCCAGTACATCTACCAGGTCAACGGCCGGCGGGTGGTGGTGGCGCGGGCCTACCCGGCGGCGGCGATGCAGGTGGCCAGCATCCTGCAATTTCCGCAAGGAGAATTCACCCCGCAGGAGCTCTACGTCGACGACAAATACCTGGTAGTCATCGGCTCCACCCACCGGGATATTCCCTGGCAGCCGCCCGGGCCGCCCTTAAAACCGCAAACCGGGCCAGCCGGAGCTGCCCCGCAGCCGCCCGGGGGACCGCAGGACCCCGCTGCGGCCGACAGTCCTGCTCAAATAGCCCCCCCGCTGCGCCCCGGCGGCCCGGTGCCGGAAATCTATCCCCCGCCGCCGCGCCGGGAGACGGTAGTTAAGGCGATTATTTACGACCTGGGTGACAGGGCGCATCTCAAGCAGGTCCGGGAGGTGGAGCTGGAAGGGAATTATGTTTCCTCGCGCAAGATCGGCGCCGCCCTGTACCTGGTGGCCAACCGCTCCCTGGACTACTACTACATCATGAACGAGAAGGGAGACGCCCGGCCATCCTACCGCGATTCCGCCCGCGAATCCGGCTGGGTGCCCGTTGATTACCGGGACATCCGCTACTTCCCCGACTTCGCCGATGCCAATTACCTGCTGGTAGCCGGCCTGAACCTGGACCGCCCGCAGGAGGAAATGCAAGTGGCCACCTATCTGGGGGCCGGGGAAAACATCTACGCTTCCCCGGAGAACCTGTATGTGGCCGTGACCCATTACCGGGCGCCGGAGGTCAAGCCCCTGCCGCAGCCGGCTCCCGGCCTGCAGCCGGATACGCCAGGGTCCTCCGGGGCGATACCGCCGCGCCGGCCCTTTATCTGGCCCCGGCCGGCCGGAGATGCCAGAACTACTCTGTATAAATTTGCCCTGGCTCAGGGACGCACAAAGTACCTGGCCCAGGGTGAAGTTCCGGGAACGATGCTGAACCAGTTCTCCATGGATGAGTACCAGGGTTACTTCCGCATGGCCACCACCAGGGGGGAGGTCTGGCGTAGCGATGCCTTTACCGCTAAGAATAACGTTTACATCCTCGACGCAGGATTGCAGGTGGCAGGCCGACTGGAGGACATCGCCCCCGGCGAGCGCATCTATGCGGTGCGTTTCATGGGCGGCCGCGGCTACATGGTCACCTTTAAGAAGGTAGACCCCCTCTTTGTCATCGACCTCCAGCACCCGCAGCAGCCGAAGATTTTGGGCGCCCTGAAGATCCCCGGCTATAGCGATTACTTGCACCCCTATGACGAGAACCATATAATCGGTTTTGGCAAGGATACCCTCGAGATGCCGGTCAAAGACACCCAGGGAAACGAACAGAACACCATGGCCTTTTACCAGGGGATGAAAATGGCCCTTTTCGACGTCAGCGACGTCCAGCACCCGGTGGAGAAATTCAAGGAGACCATTGGCGACCGCGGTACTGACTCCGAACTGCTGCGTAACCACAAGGCCCTCCTTTTTGACCGGGAGAAGGGCTTGCTGGCCTTCCCCGTCACCGTCATGGAAGTGAAAAACAAGGCGGCTGTGAGGCCCGGCGGCCTGCCGGCTTACGGCGAGTTCACCTTCCAGGGGGCTTACGTTTACAATATTAACCTGGAGCAGGGTTTTACCCTGCGCGGCCGGATCACCCACCTGGACGACCAGGACTACATGAAGGCCGGGCAGCACTGGTACGATAGCCCGAAAAACGTAAACCGCATCCTCTACATCGACAATTCCCTGTACACCCTGTCCCGGGCCATGATTAAGGCCCACGACCTGGCCACCCTGCAGGAACAAAACACCCTTTTATCTTCCAGCGGCTGTGGCCCTGGCCCTTTTCCTGATTGGTAA
- a CDS encoding YeeE/YedE thiosulfate transporter family protein — MNLFWALIFGIGFGYILQRVGAFEYQNIVNALRLKDLTIPKFMLLSVAITSVGLFSLYSGGLVVLDMIVTNPVANIVGGLIFGVGFALAGYCPGTSIGAMAEGKRDARYTVVGGLFGVLTYTLLQQYAGLSFAAYDAGKINLADLIPLNPFSLAVIYSAAIISIIYLVDVWELKRNAQAPQNIPTKNISAGTVLKHAQE, encoded by the coding sequence GTGAATCTCTTCTGGGCTTTAATCTTTGGTATTGGCTTTGGCTATATTCTACAACGCGTGGGCGCCTTTGAATACCAGAACATTGTCAACGCCCTGCGCTTGAAGGACCTGACCATACCCAAGTTTATGCTCCTCAGTGTCGCCATTACTTCCGTGGGGCTTTTCAGCCTTTATTCCGGGGGGCTGGTGGTCCTGGATATGATCGTCACCAACCCGGTGGCCAATATCGTCGGGGGGCTCATCTTCGGCGTGGGTTTTGCCCTGGCTGGCTACTGCCCGGGCACCAGCATCGGCGCCATGGCCGAAGGTAAGAGGGATGCCCGTTACACCGTCGTCGGCGGGTTGTTCGGTGTCCTGACCTATACCCTGCTGCAGCAGTATGCGGGCCTTTCCTTTGCTGCCTATGATGCCGGTAAGATCAACCTGGCAGACCTCATCCCCCTGAATCCTTTCTCCCTGGCGGTAATCTACAGCGCGGCCATCATTAGCATTATATACCTGGTAGACGTCTGGGAACTAAAAAGGAATGCTCAGGCCCCTCAAAATATCCCTACCAAAAATATCTCCGCAGGGACGGTGTTGAAACATGCCCAGGAATAA
- a CDS encoding rhodanese-like domain-containing protein, whose protein sequence is MPRNNRDRALLAVTVSILVFMVLAAAMGGWPRSGAAAGSNQILQQAVFAYYERMPDHIYKIPEAELKNLVDAGDQSIYILDIREAKDFAAGHIAGAHNIPFKEVGRNMDKLPRDKTIIVYCYTGQTGGQTTAALNIAGFKARSLNGGMNNGWLKAGYPVVK, encoded by the coding sequence ATGCCCAGGAATAACCGCGACAGGGCTCTACTGGCGGTAACCGTTAGCATCCTGGTTTTCATGGTCCTAGCTGCCGCCATGGGCGGCTGGCCCCGGTCAGGGGCGGCCGCCGGCAGCAACCAGATCCTCCAGCAGGCGGTCTTTGCCTATTACGAGCGCATGCCGGACCATATCTATAAGATCCCGGAAGCGGAGTTGAAGAATCTCGTCGACGCCGGTGACCAGAGCATTTATATCCTGGACATCCGGGAGGCCAAAGACTTTGCTGCCGGCCATATAGCCGGCGCCCATAACATCCCCTTCAAGGAAGTGGGCCGCAACATGGATAAGCTGCCCCGTGACAAAACCATTATCGTTTACTGCTACACCGGCCAGACCGGCGGCCAGACTACTGCCGCCTTAAATATCGCCGGCTTCAAGGCCCGTTCCCTGAACGGCGGTATGAACAACGGCTGGTTGAAGGCCGGTTACCCGGTGGTCAAGTAA
- a CDS encoding YeeE/YedE thiosulfate transporter family protein, with protein MSTKWSWVQGGIILGLWNLLIFLSGNHLGTTTAYAQTAGYITQFFSPQLIPVSTWTAGTCGTSGGLMVSWQWMLVLGAFIGGLAGRLLHREGPAPEVPELWQRRFGDRPRLRFGHAFLGGFLLLFGARIAGGCTSSHIISGMSQMAISGVLFALAVFAAGIPMATFLYRRADL; from the coding sequence TTGTCTACCAAGTGGTCCTGGGTTCAAGGTGGTATTATCCTGGGGCTGTGGAACCTGCTCATTTTCCTGAGCGGTAACCACCTGGGGACCACCACCGCCTATGCCCAGACGGCAGGTTATATTACCCAGTTCTTCTCACCCCAACTGATACCTGTTAGTACCTGGACGGCGGGGACCTGCGGCACCAGCGGCGGCCTTATGGTCAGCTGGCAGTGGATGCTGGTTCTGGGAGCCTTCATTGGCGGCCTGGCCGGGAGGTTGCTACACCGTGAGGGTCCGGCACCAGAGGTCCCGGAGCTCTGGCAGCGGAGGTTTGGCGACCGGCCCCGCTTGCGCTTCGGCCACGCTTTCCTGGGCGGTTTCTTGCTGCTCTTTGGCGCCCGGATTGCCGGTGGCTGCACCAGTTCCCATATCATCAGCGGTATGAGCCAGATGGCCATTAGCGGTGTTCTTTTCGCCCTGGCCGTCTTCGCCGCGGGCATACCGATGGCCACGTTCCTTTATAGGAGGGCTGACCTGTGA
- a CDS encoding DUF4351 domain-containing protein, whose translation MVYLQPQSGNRYDITIKDLFADETQELINYFGHLEARVTGDLKIEFPQVETRVSDLVMKAESQQGPVAIHLEFQSRNDDEMPYRMLRYALEIHRTYHLPVYQLVIYFGQWQMNMTSQLAYYLGDRNLLDYRYHLIDVGNITYEELKNSPHQRLLSLLPVADREKRQKGGKEFLRRCAEDIISSDLDLETKKTVLLRAEIFAGLVFDQKAIDLTFREVEQMLSLEESAGYQRIYEKGLEKGLEKGMEKGMEKGMEKGQQESLLDVTIRLLRKKFHKIPREYLDRIKKQDVYVLQQIIDNIFDINDLKELEDYLQ comes from the coding sequence GTGGTTTATTTGCAGCCGCAAAGTGGTAACAGGTATGATATCACCATCAAGGACCTTTTCGCCGACGAAACCCAGGAACTCATTAACTACTTTGGCCACCTTGAGGCCAGGGTAACCGGCGACTTAAAAATCGAGTTTCCCCAGGTAGAAACCAGGGTTTCCGACCTGGTAATGAAGGCTGAAAGCCAGCAGGGGCCTGTGGCCATCCACCTGGAATTCCAGAGCCGTAATGATGATGAGATGCCCTACCGCATGTTGCGCTACGCCCTGGAAATCCATAGGACCTATCACTTACCGGTCTACCAGCTAGTCATCTACTTTGGCCAGTGGCAAATGAACATGACCAGTCAACTCGCATATTATCTGGGCGACCGAAACTTGTTGGATTATCGTTACCACCTTATCGATGTGGGTAATATAACCTATGAAGAATTAAAAAACAGCCCCCACCAGCGGTTGCTTTCCTTACTACCTGTAGCGGACAGGGAAAAGCGCCAAAAAGGTGGTAAGGAATTCCTCCGGCGCTGCGCGGAGGACATTATCAGCAGCGACCTGGACCTGGAAACTAAAAAAACCGTGCTGTTGCGAGCGGAGATATTCGCCGGCCTGGTTTTCGACCAGAAGGCAATCGACCTGACTTTTAGGGAGGTGGAACAAATGTTGAGCCTCGAGGAATCCGCCGGCTACCAGCGGATATATGAAAAAGGCCTGGAAAAAGGCCTGGAAAAGGGTATGGAAAAGGGTATGGAAAAGGGTATGGAAAAGGGCCAGCAGGAATCCTTACTGGACGTGACCATCAGGCTCTTAAGAAAGAAGTTCCACAAAATACCGAGGGAATACCTGGACAGAATAAAGAAGCAGGACGTTTATGTCCTGCAGCAGATTATCGACAATATATTTGATATCAACGACCTGAAGGAACTGGAAGATTACCTGCAGTAA